cctggactccatcaccttccttaTTACCTCCGCTATAtgtgtcactccccttggttctttcctcaggcctTATTGACTGTTTCATGTTTGTACGcttttcgtgtttcttgttttgtactaTGTTCTATTTATTATTACATTTGCACTCCCTGTACTTCCCAACTTCCAGTGTTCACgctacaatctctctctctttcgctctcagaACTCTGAATGTTGCCAGAACAACATGCACACGCTTAATTTCCCCATGCTGTAGATCTAGTGAGTAttggtctctccatctctccatagcgTGGAGCCAACATAACAGCAGGGGAAATCAACAGTACCATAATGTAATTTCTAAAGTTTtgcctttttttggggggggggggggatgttggTAAATTGATAGTCAGAGTAATATCATCGACTCACACTGCCAGATTCTCCCTAACACACAAGTTAGTTGACACACTGTGTTGATGTTCAGCCAAGACCGTTTTCAGGCCTAGGCTTCCTCTCTGTCTTTAGGAGGAGGGGCCTGCAGTGAGCAAGAGAATGGAGGGGTGGAATTGAAGGaaaaaaaagggagggagaggagaagaggtgaaAAGGGAGGATAGATATAGAGGGAGTGGAGAAAATGTGGAGCGTGACAGGagtgacaggaggggagagacagaggaaggtgAAGAAACGGAGGGATTTTCTCTCTGCTGACAATGGTCTGGCTCTCAGTAAATCCCAGGATGTGGCTGTCTACAGAAGCCCAAATCCCCTGGCTCAAACACACACGCAGgcgcatgcacgtacacacaccagCGATAGCCCGTCTGCTCCTGCAGGTACTGTAAGGCTTTGGTTGACTGCCTCAATGGGCTAAATCTAAGCCACAGAAAGACTCTATCAGGGCAGAGAGCTGTGAGAGCACAGACCCTGATCTAACCACAATCATCTGACATCACTGTAATAGGATGGAGGGTGACTTTttgctctgtcacacacacacacacacacacacgcacacacacacacacacacacacacacacacacacacacacacacacacacacacacacacacacacacacactgtcccagaGGTCAGCAGGATAGTTCTGAATGAGGAAGCATGTCCCCTTCACCTCTTGTCAATGACTCCATGGCCTGCTGCCTGCTACGCTCCACtgcaacacagtcacacacacctcacctcacacacctaTCTATCTTCTGCTCCATCTTTCCCACTGCTGCACCCCATACACACATTTCTCTATCCTTctttccctctatctccatccctttTCCCCACCACTGCATCCCAATCAcagctctgtccctctatcctctctccttctccctctatcctctctctctatctctccttctctctctatcttctctcctctctctctatcctctctcattctctctctattctctctcctctctctctatcctctctcattctctctctattctctctccttctctctctatcctctctctctatctctccttctctctctatcttctctcctctctctctatcctctctctattctctctccttctccctctatcctctctctctatctctccttctctctctatcttctctcctctctctctatcctctctctatcctctctccttctccctctatcctctctctctatctctccttctctctctatcttctctcctctctctctatcctctctcattctctctctattctctctccttctccctctatcctctctctctatctctccttctctctctatcttctctcctctctctctatcctctctctattctctctccttctccctctatcctctctctctatctctccttctctctctatcttctctcctctctctctatcctctctctattctctctccttctctctctatcctctctctatcctctcaccttctctctctctatcctctcaccttctctctctctatcctctctccactctctctatcctctctctatcctttccccttctctctctatcctctctccttctccctctctatcctctctctctcctctctctctcctctctctatcctttccccttctctctctatcctctctcattctctctctattctctctctggctctctctccttctctctctatcctctctccttcatctctatcctctctcctctctctatcctctctcctctatcaccatcctctctccttctctctcctctcctcctctctctctatcccctctccttctctctctctatcattggTGTTGCTCTGTGCTTTCCTCTGTCTATTTTCCTACTAGGTTCAGTGTTCTAATTCAAAACCTTTCTCCGTTGTTGAAGTTAGTGTTTTATTAAGAGTAGTGACTAGAACATAGGCAAGGAAAGCAGCACAGCCCTCAGATCAGGTCTATGACTTCAGATGACAGCAGGTGTGTAACAGATCTCTCCCTAGTCAGATTACTCACCCTGTAAGCAGAATCATTGTGTTGAAACTATAGAGTGTAACTCTACAGGGAGAATACATTTCAtattctcatgtctctctctcaccaaccGCACCTCCAGAGCAGGATAAATGAAGTGAGACCACAAGTTTGAGGGCAAAGTgaacgtctgtgtgtgtgagtgtttgagtgtgtgtgtgtgtctatgtgtgtgtgtcctacattCTCAGCAGCAGTCATCCGTCAGGCTGGGGAATGAGATTTAGCTCTCCATGGGTGCTGGGACCttcgacagacacacacacacacacacacacacacagcctgtccgCCTATacccaggcagagagacagatggtAAAAAGGTCAGGGCCGTAATGCAGGCGTGAGAGCGAGCGGTGGACAGCCTGATAGATGGGCTTTCTCCGTGAGCGGTTgggcgagagacacacacacacactcacagggtgATAGATGTGTTTTGTGCGTGAGTGGCTGTGTGCTTCATTCAGACAGCAGACAGCCAATAGGGCAGTAATGACACTCCTCTGTGCTGGGTCTGAATCCAGTTCCAGGTGGGGCAGAGTGGCATCCCTGGCCAGCAGCACCAACAACTGACCGTCCCTGTTATCAGGGTAGGATGAAGGTCAAGCAAATGCAACATTTAggaacattatttatttatttaaggtGACACAATCAGGAGCACTGATGCTTGGGTCTCCACATGACACCTTTTCACTGTCCTCTACGTcaaggtttcccaaactctgtcctaacccccccccccccccccccccccgggtgcacatttagtttttttccctagcactacacagctgattcaaataaccacctcatcatcaagctttgattatttcaatcagctgtgtagtgctagggcaaaaaccaatatgtgcacccaggggggccaggacagagtttgggaaaccctgctgtaCATGGCATCGCTAAGCTGCCACGGCGGGCTCTAGCTGCTTTCCAGAGGCAGGGGCAGGTTGTCTGGCCTGCTGAGGTTGCTGAAGAGCTTGACCCAATGGTTTCTGTGATGATTTGTGTATCACACAAACAACCAAACACAACAGCCACAACAAATATGTTAGAACTCCATAATATAGCCATTTTcacaaacattacactcacaagcaTTATTTTTGCCTCTGAGTTGTTTTTATTCTGAGTTTTGTTCATTTGTGAATTCCTCCACTCAATCATTAACAGTGGAacggccctgcagccttgtggtATTACAGAAACTCTACTCTCAGGAGAGTGGACAGAAATAGATTGAATAGAATGTACGATTCCACATTATATATGGTAGCACCATTAAAGTAAGCAAGAACTCATTGTATTTTCCATCAAATCTTTTTCTATGGATGATCTCTCTGCGCCTTTGTTTATGTTTATTTCCGACTCCACTGAAAAGAATCaggaatcaattgaatttattgaCTTGGAAAATATATTGAACTGAAACCCTTAagatcatttttttttaaagaagagtCAGCATTTAGCAACTACCAATTTGATAATTTGGTTACATAAACAACAATAGCATTAGGGTATGAATTCTGATCAGTAATTTCACTTGAAAGGCTGAGTGCAACAATTCAGCTTTATCTGACTGAGTATTAAGTGTAGGAATTGGTTGTGTAAGGAAATACAATCCCTTCTCTCAAAACAATCTCTACTGGGTCATACAAAGATATTGGGGGTCAAAGTTCTTGTCAGACTATATGAAGTTAAAATATTTGTTtcattcaaaaaatgtatttaatgtacgCATTTGGGGTAAACATGTATGTGACATGTATGTGTATTTTGGATTTATTAACTCCCTATATAGAGTTTTATGATTTGTTTTTGTGGTGGGCGATAGGATTGGTGTACATTTTACAACAAGAAGCATCTCTACGTGACAAAATACTGACCACAAGAGAACTTCAGACAAACATTAACCTGATGATGTTTCTTATCATATGACATTGCAATATGAAAGTTCAGAGTCTACTGAGTCATCAGTTCGTCACCCATACGTATTTTCATTGCCACTTGTTTCCCAACACATCATCTCATGACTAATGTAATTCATTCATTTCTATTGACATTTGAATCAAGTCTACATTTAGTCCATATTTAATCAATCTCTAATTTCACCCCTAATCTGGAAGATAGCGTTCAGATAGAGGTCAGACCCGAATTACATACTTGAAATACAAATAAGTGCATAATAATCAGCTTTTACCTATCAaccaattcttcagccatttcaTCCCCTATAGATGAAGTAACACCGTAGAATTACAGAGAcattttcccagacacagatttagCTTAGTCCTGGAGTAAAACACATTTTCAAAGCATTCTCTATTTAAAGCCCTTTTAGggcaggactaggcttaatatgtgtctgggaaactgttcCGTAATGTCTAATGTTGTTATGATGACCCTAAAATGGATGGTGTCAGCAGGTCATCTGGGTCCCCATAACGTGTCCCCAGAGTACTGAGGATGTGATGTGGCAGTCGATGTGACAAGAGGACATACAGCAGGACACTCAGTCCTGGACTTTGTTCTTCACTACAATTGCCAGtcccctatatatacacacagccctgataccTGCAGTACACAGTACTACCAGAAACAAGGACACAAGCTCTCTCAAGCAGGTAAGACACTAGCTGCCTCTAGGCATTTTGTAATCACATAGGCTACAATAATATCTGGGATGAGAAACTGACTTTAATATTTCATTCACCAATCGTATTTTCTTCTCCAATTAACAGCATACAGCCCAGTCATGAATGTCTTAGTGCTGCTTGCTCTTACTGTTTTCACTGGTGAGTGGAGAATACGTTTTAATACGTTTTCAGGTTTTCATTCATCAACACTTGGCTATAGTGTTTGTATTTTTGACAGGAAGGAAATTGACAATACTAAATGTAACAGTAGTGTAATATCAATGAAAGGAGTAAATGTATCATCTGAAATACCCTCCAGTTTAGAGTGAAAATGAAATAATCCCCGGCCTCTCGTACAGGGTGCAATGCCAATGGCCTGTGGCAGGACCAGTCTCAGCAACAGCTGGACATGGTGAAAGATGCATTCTGGGACTACGTCGCCAAGGCAACACTCACCGCTGAGGACACCCTACAGAAGATCCGACAGTCAGAGGTGGCACAGGAAGTCAAGTAAGTCTCAATATGTAGAAAATAACACGATATAATGGTGTTTCATAACAACTGTTAAGTAACTAACTACCTGTTTGTTAACCTCAATAACTCTGCCTCTGTATtgacctttctctctctgtctccatagcACCATGGTCTCTGAGAGTGCTGATGCTGTGAACCAGTACACCGTGGCCATGCGTGGTCAGGTGACTCCTCTGACTCAGGACCTGCTGGCAAAGTTTTCCCAGGAGGCCGAGCAGCTTAAGGCTCGTCTGGAGAAGGACCTGAGCACCATGACAGCCAAGCTGCAGCCCTACTCTGACGAGTGGAATGCAGACATCCAGAGGCAGGTGGAGGAGCTGAAAAGGGACATGACCGCCTACGCTGAGGCCCTGGACTCTGACGCCCTGAAGACCACTCTACTCCAGAAGAGTGAGGAGCTGAAGGGAAGCCTGGAGAAGAGTGTGCAGCAGCTGCAGGCCCAGCTGGGCCCCTACACTGAGGAGCTGAAGCAGAAAATGGACCAGAACCTGGA
The DNA window shown above is from Salmo salar chromosome ssa25, Ssal_v3.1, whole genome shotgun sequence and carries:
- the LOC106586541 gene encoding apolipoprotein A-I; the protein is MNVLVLLALTVFTGCNANGLWQDQSQQQLDMVKDAFWDYVAKATLTAEDTLQKIRQSEVAQEVNTMVSESADAVNQYTVAMRGQVTPLTQDLLAKFSQEAEQLKARLEKDLSTMTAKLQPYSDEWNADIQRQVEELKRDMTAYAEALDSDALKTTLLQKSEELKGSLEKSVQQLQAQLGPYTEELKQKMDQNLEEFQKSMIPLTQSFQTQLTQRTQDLQQNLAPYGEELKKLDPLAQDLKAQLAALWDSFTKKIQ